The following are encoded in a window of Amaranthus tricolor cultivar Red isolate AtriRed21 chromosome 2, ASM2621246v1, whole genome shotgun sequence genomic DNA:
- the LOC130805669 gene encoding uncharacterized protein LOC130805669 yields MIDLNLTDDQLKCYALSDIENILKKNGSTLMNICPGMCSSDIFVKDGQNKLILEELNYDKDSLNAELLELLPMMIEEQTLIYDEITRAIESGKEVYFSWVASLLLPKGRNAHSRFGIPFTVTEDSMCRGIEPNSQLNMRLQPRLANLDELRDFVEWILKVGDGKLGGPNDGEATIDIPKDLLIKDASDPMDAIIDSTYPRILEGSIDSLSFYNRAILALTNEIVDKFLNSIRASGVPNNNFLLKVGASIMMLRNMNHSASLCNGMRLLVDRLGDRVIKATVISGYNIGDKVFIPRITLTPSDSTKILVALQRRQFPISLCFAMTIYKSQGESLSHVGLFLPKPVFSHGQLYVTISRLTRRLGLKILISNKNDEISSNTDNVVYKELFQNL; encoded by the exons atgataGATTTGAACCTCACGGATGATCAATTGAAGTGTTATGCCTTAAGTGATATTGAGAATATTCTTAAAAAGAATGGAAGCACTTTGATGAATATATGTCCTGGGATGTGTTcaagtgatattttcgtcaaagaTGGTCAGAATAAGCTAATCTTAGAGGAGCTTAATTATGACAAGGATTCCTTGAACGCTGAATTGCTTGAATTACTtccaatgatgattgaagaacaGACCTTGATATATGATGAAATTACCAGAGCCATTGAAAGCGGTAAGGAGGTGTATTTTTCT TGGGTAGCATCTTTGTTATTACCAAAGGGGAGGAATGCACATTCAAGATTTGGAATACCTTTTACTGTAACTGAAGATTCAATGTGTAGAGGCATAGAACCTAACAGTCAGTTG AACATGAGATTGCAACCAAGATTGGCCAATCTTGATGAGCTACGAGATTTTGTAGAATGGATTCTCAAAGTTGGGGATGGAAAGCTTGGAGGACCCAACGATGGAGAGGCTACTATCGACATACCTAAAGATCTATTGATAAAGGATGCATCCGATCCAATGGATGCAATTATTGATTCAACTTATCCTAGAATTCTTGAGGGCTCAATTGACAGTTTAAGCTTTTATAACAGGGCAATACTAGCACTAACAAATGAAATTGTTGATAAA TTTCTTAACTCAATACGTGCATCTGGAGTTCCtaacaataattttttgttaaaagttGGTGCTTCAATAATGATGCTAAGAAACATGAATCATTCAGCTAGCTTATGCAATGGTATGCGCTTATTAGTTGATCGTTTAGGCGACCGAGTTATAAAAGCAACCGTTATATCCGGATATAACATTGGTGATAAGGTTTTCATTCCAAGGATTACACTCACACCTTCTGATAGCACTAAAATCCTAGTTGCTCTCCAAAGAAGGCAATTTCCTATTTCTTTGTGTTTTGCCATGACGATTTATAAGAGCCAAGGAGAATCATTATCACATGTTGGTTTGTTTCTACCTAAGCCCGTCTTTAGTCATGGACAGTTATATGTCACAATTTCTAGATTGACTAGAAGATTAGGTCTAAAAATTCTAATATCTAATAAGAATGATGAAATAAGTTCTAACACTGATAACGTTGTATATAAAGAGCTATTTCAAAACCtctaa